A genomic segment from Candidatus Anaeroferrophillus wilburensis encodes:
- the glyQ gene encoding glycine--tRNA ligase subunit alpha, with the protein MNFQDVILNLEKYWAAKGCILQQPYDLEVGAGTFNPATFLRSLGPEPYNVAYVEPSRRPTDGRYGENPNRLQHYYQYQVILKPSPIDIQDLYLDSLKALGIDPLAHDIRFVEDDWESPTLGAWGLGWEVWLDGMEITQFTYFQQVGGFDLKPISGEITYGLERIAMYLQGVDNVYDLKWNDTITYGQVHHQGEVEWSRYNFEEADVDMLLRLFDMFEAEGIRLAAKNLVLPLYDCCLKCSHAFNMLDARGAISVTERTSYIGRVRNLAKLSAENYLKQRDEMGFPLLKKD; encoded by the coding sequence ATGAATTTTCAAGATGTTATTCTCAACCTGGAAAAATATTGGGCCGCCAAAGGCTGCATACTGCAACAACCCTACGACCTGGAAGTGGGGGCTGGCACCTTTAACCCGGCAACCTTTTTGCGGTCATTAGGACCTGAGCCGTACAACGTCGCCTATGTGGAACCTTCCCGACGGCCGACCGACGGCCGCTACGGTGAAAACCCCAACCGGCTGCAGCATTACTACCAATATCAGGTAATCCTGAAGCCTTCCCCCATTGACATCCAGGATCTCTACCTGGACAGCCTGAAAGCGCTGGGCATCGACCCTCTGGCCCATGACATCCGTTTTGTTGAAGATGATTGGGAATCACCAACCCTGGGCGCGTGGGGGTTGGGCTGGGAAGTATGGCTGGACGGCATGGAAATCACCCAGTTTACCTATTTTCAGCAGGTAGGGGGCTTTGACCTGAAACCGATTTCCGGCGAGATCACTTACGGGTTGGAACGCATCGCCATGTATTTGCAGGGGGTTGACAACGTTTACGACCTGAAGTGGAATGATACCATCACCTATGGTCAGGTACACCACCAGGGTGAGGTTGAATGGTCACGCTATAATTTTGAAGAGGCAGATGTGGATATGCTGCTCAGACTGTTTGACATGTTCGAAGCTGAAGGGATACGCCTGGCGGCTAAAAACCTGGTGCTGCCGCTCTATGACTGCTGCCTGAAATGTTCCCATGCCTTTAATATGCTTGATGCCCGGGGAGCCATCTCCGTTACTGAACGCACCAGTTATATCGGCAGGGTTCGCAACTTGGCCAAGCTTTCGGCAGAAAACTATCTCAAGCAGCGGGACGAGATGGGATTTCCGTTGCTGAAGAAGGACTAA
- the mgtE gene encoding magnesium transporter — translation MVDTFRKLIHREAWHNVNKIISKLYPADIAHCMRFLSDDEQYLLFTRITDTDKAAETISELDISVANDILTRLPEEKTIRILKAMSDDDKADILAHLPEEISQQLLGKLGVEESQEIETLLSYRDDTAGGIMTTEFFALPEDLNVAEAIGAIRKRGDEAETVFYIYVVDQREHLVGIVSLRKLILSQPDIKLQQIMNSNVVKVTVATDQELVAQLVEKYNILAIPVVDDENKLVGIVTVDDIIDVIRQEATEDIYRMAGTDSTEIVYADDVWKIARIRLPWLLTTLLGGVVTGYFMWLFKATLHQILALVTFVPVITGMGGNVGTQSSLIIVRGLATGRITLDNLGQTIWREARTGIVMGIICGMVVGIVAYLWHRELILGLVVAVAMSSSMTIAAMMGALAPTVFHRLRIDPAIASGPFVTTSNDIIGILVYMGTATMILRFVP, via the coding sequence ATGGTTGACACCTTCAGGAAGCTGATCCACCGTGAAGCCTGGCATAATGTCAATAAGATCATCAGCAAGCTGTATCCCGCCGACATTGCTCATTGCATGCGTTTTCTCAGTGATGATGAGCAGTACCTGCTGTTCACCCGCATTACCGACACCGACAAAGCCGCTGAAACCATCAGCGAATTGGACATTTCAGTAGCCAACGATATTCTCACCAGGCTGCCGGAAGAAAAAACAATCCGCATTCTCAAAGCCATGTCCGACGATGACAAAGCGGACATCCTGGCCCACCTGCCGGAAGAGATATCCCAGCAACTCCTGGGAAAGTTGGGAGTTGAAGAATCGCAGGAGATCGAAACCCTGCTGAGCTACCGGGATGACACTGCCGGCGGCATCATGACCACCGAGTTCTTCGCCCTTCCTGAGGATCTCAATGTTGCCGAAGCAATTGGCGCCATCCGCAAACGGGGGGATGAGGCGGAAACGGTTTTCTATATCTATGTGGTGGACCAGCGGGAACACCTGGTGGGCATTGTCTCTCTGCGCAAACTGATCCTCTCCCAACCGGACATCAAGCTCCAGCAGATCATGAACAGCAATGTTGTCAAGGTTACTGTTGCCACTGACCAGGAACTGGTGGCCCAGCTGGTGGAAAAATACAATATTCTGGCCATTCCCGTGGTTGACGATGAAAACAAGCTGGTAGGGATTGTCACGGTTGACGACATCATTGATGTTATCCGTCAGGAAGCAACGGAAGATATCTACCGCATGGCCGGCACCGATTCAACTGAAATCGTCTATGCCGACGATGTCTGGAAAATCGCCCGCATCCGGCTTCCCTGGCTGCTGACCACCCTCCTGGGTGGCGTTGTAACCGGCTATTTCATGTGGCTGTTTAAAGCTACGCTGCACCAGATTCTTGCCCTGGTAACTTTTGTCCCGGTAATCACCGGGATGGGCGGTAATGTGGGGACCCAATCGTCACTGATCATCGTTCGCGGTCTGGCTACCGGCCGCATTACCCTTGACAATCTGGGACAGACAATCTGGCGAGAAGCCCGCACCGGCATTGTTATGGGCATTATCTGCGGGATGGTGGTGGGCATCGTCGCCTACCTCTGGCATCGGGAATTGATTCTCGGTCTGGTGGTGGCGGTGGCCATGTCCTCATCCATGACCATTGCCGCCATGATGGGGGCCCTGGCTCCAACGGTCTTCCATCGATTGCGCATCGATCCGGCCATTGCCTCCGGACCTTTTGTCACCACCAGCAATGACATTATCGGTATTCTGGTCTATATGGGCACCGCCACCATGATCCTGCGTTTTGTTCCCTGA
- a CDS encoding MltA domain-containing protein: MQQLKPWCRFWFFLAGCLLLAGLLGIWSLWLNQRSATDRRYAMTKIPEQAWPHFADDLPLGSLRQVLDRNIAFLAGRDPAEQVSFGLQISTVGRLLASQQRFRERIDQPISAVQLDGYLRDNFQVFEAAADWRRQGNVLVTGYYVPHLQGSRQPDERFCYPLYRRPADLVRISLNDFDLWSRLQRTSLAIRWLMRLTGRKVPLPSLVGRLTPERILVPYFSREEIDYGQALAGHGLELVWVDDDIERFFLHIQGSGRISLAEGGELMVGYAGANGWPYRSIGAWLIRQGYLEREAVTMPAIRAFLLDHPDLAAEILTSNPSYVFFRSLAGADALGCWQVPLTAGRSIATDKNLFPAGGLAYLLAEKPEFAADGTVRQWQPVGRLVINQDTGGAIAGNRRVDLFCGFGREAAQVAGVMKQSGRLFFLAPR; the protein is encoded by the coding sequence ATGCAACAGCTAAAACCCTGGTGTCGGTTCTGGTTTTTCCTGGCCGGCTGCCTGCTGCTTGCCGGTCTCCTGGGCATCTGGTCGCTATGGCTCAACCAGCGGTCGGCAACTGACCGGCGTTATGCCATGACCAAGATCCCTGAACAGGCCTGGCCCCATTTTGCCGATGATCTGCCGCTTGGTTCGCTACGGCAGGTTTTGGATCGCAATATTGCTTTTCTCGCTGGCCGCGACCCGGCGGAGCAGGTTTCCTTTGGTCTGCAGATATCTACCGTCGGTCGACTGCTTGCCAGCCAGCAACGGTTTCGTGAACGGATCGATCAGCCAATTTCCGCCGTCCAGTTGGATGGTTATCTGCGGGATAATTTCCAGGTCTTCGAGGCCGCTGCGGATTGGCGCCGGCAGGGAAACGTCCTGGTGACCGGCTACTATGTTCCCCATCTCCAAGGGTCCCGCCAGCCAGATGAGCGGTTTTGCTACCCTTTATACCGGCGGCCAGCCGATCTGGTGCGTATTTCCCTGAATGATTTTGATCTCTGGAGCCGTTTACAGCGAACGTCGTTGGCTATCCGCTGGCTGATGCGCCTGACCGGCCGGAAAGTGCCGCTGCCTTCCCTGGTTGGCCGGTTGACCCCGGAGCGGATTCTTGTCCCCTATTTTTCCCGGGAGGAGATAGACTATGGCCAGGCGCTGGCCGGTCATGGTTTGGAACTGGTCTGGGTTGATGACGATATTGAACGTTTTTTTCTTCATATTCAGGGATCCGGCAGGATCAGCCTGGCTGAAGGGGGAGAGCTGATGGTTGGCTACGCCGGGGCCAATGGCTGGCCATATCGCAGCATTGGTGCCTGGCTGATTCGCCAGGGGTACCTGGAACGGGAGGCGGTGACCATGCCCGCAATTCGGGCATTCCTCCTCGATCATCCGGATTTGGCGGCTGAAATTTTGACCAGTAATCCCAGTTATGTTTTTTTTCGGTCGTTGGCTGGTGCTGATGCCTTGGGGTGCTGGCAGGTACCCCTCACTGCCGGCCGTAGCATTGCCACCGACAAGAATCTTTTCCCGGCCGGCGGTTTGGCGTACCTGCTTGCTGAAAAACCGGAATTTGCCGCAGATGGTACGGTGCGCCAGTGGCAACCGGTCGGCCGGCTGGTGATCAACCAGGATACCGGCGGAGCGATTGCCGGCAATCGGCGGGTGGATCTTTTCTGTGGTTTCGGCCGGGAAGCGGCACAGGTGGCCGGGGTGATGAAACAGTCCGGGAGGCTGTTTTTCCTGGCTCCCAGGTGA
- the recO gene encoding DNA repair protein RecO, producing MPTISDQAFIIHKTPYGESDLLITLFTLGQGRITAIGKGAKRSRKRFSGRLELFSNIRFNGFAKPNQTLVRLDECELLNPYRAIQHQQATFFAGCYFLEIVNRCCPEQQANRDIFILLHELFDFLNTPANRNFACQIRLFELQIVALLGFAPSLHQCLDCGLAAPAQPFFDPGAGGLLCNTCRHRHPGAFPISRGTIAILNKSLEVDRTLRKKLNFTPQVMEETARLCRTLLHWHTGRQFKSLKYVDRADPLAQECQAVRPPSATNEKLKHLQKPKNCITGR from the coding sequence ATGCCGACTATCAGCGACCAGGCTTTTATTATCCATAAAACACCGTATGGCGAAAGCGATCTCCTCATCACCCTTTTCACCCTGGGGCAGGGCAGGATAACCGCCATCGGCAAAGGGGCAAAACGAAGCCGCAAACGCTTTTCCGGACGGTTGGAGCTCTTCTCAAATATTCGCTTCAACGGCTTCGCCAAACCAAATCAGACCTTGGTGCGGCTTGATGAATGTGAGCTGCTGAACCCCTATCGGGCTATCCAACACCAGCAAGCCACCTTCTTTGCTGGCTGCTATTTTCTCGAAATCGTTAACCGCTGCTGTCCTGAACAGCAGGCTAACCGGGATATTTTTATTCTTTTGCACGAGTTGTTTGATTTTTTAAACACCCCGGCAAACCGCAATTTTGCCTGTCAAATTCGGCTGTTTGAGTTGCAGATCGTTGCTCTGCTTGGTTTTGCCCCCTCACTGCACCAATGTCTTGACTGCGGCCTGGCTGCCCCTGCGCAGCCATTTTTCGATCCTGGAGCCGGCGGCCTGTTATGCAACACCTGCCGGCACCGGCATCCTGGAGCATTTCCCATCAGCCGCGGCACCATTGCCATCCTCAATAAGTCTCTTGAGGTTGACCGAACGTTGCGAAAAAAATTGAATTTCACACCCCAGGTTATGGAGGAAACCGCCCGCCTGTGCCGCACGCTGCTCCACTGGCATACCGGTCGGCAATTCAAAAGTCTTAAATATGTTGATCGTGCAGATCCGCTGGCACAGGAATGCCAGGCGGTCAGACCCCCATCGGCAACCAACGAAAAGCTGAAGCACTTGCAAAAACCAAAAAACTGCATTACAGGAAGATAA
- a CDS encoding ATP-dependent Clp protease adaptor ClpS — translation MTPPLHHLEEQIRSADRQQTDEPPLFRVFLHNDDYTTMDFVIDILENIFHKNSAEATRIMLQIHRQGIGACGEYPHSIAETKVTLVTKLAHEQGFPLQCSMQQV, via the coding sequence ATGACTCCCCCTCTGCATCACCTTGAGGAACAGATTCGTTCTGCAGACCGACAACAGACCGACGAACCCCCGCTTTTTCGGGTTTTTTTGCATAATGACGATTATACGACAATGGATTTTGTCATTGATATTCTGGAAAATATCTTTCACAAGAATTCAGCTGAAGCCACCCGGATAATGCTGCAGATTCACCGTCAAGGTATTGGTGCCTGCGGTGAATATCCCCACAGCATTGCGGAAACCAAGGTAACACTGGTCACCAAGCTGGCCCATGAACAGGGATTTCCCCTGCAGTGCAGCATGCAACAGGTATAG